The following proteins are encoded in a genomic region of Candidatus Thermoplasmatota archaeon:
- the arcC gene encoding carbamate kinase, producing MRRRAVIALGGNALIKEGQKGTIYEQFANTREISKSIVQIIKDGWDVVITHGNGPQVGAILLQNDIAKDITPAMPLGICVAESEGLIGYMIQQCLSNALKKANINRPVVALITQVLVDRDDPSLLNPTKPIGPFYNDEEAMKLLKEGYHLTKQPKGWRMVVPSPDPKAIVEGDIIRKMLDDDIIVIASGGGGMPVIEKEDWGLDGLEAVIDKDLAAERLAEAIDAELLLILTNVDKVYLNYNTPQQKSLENVSLNDLKEYYKQGHFQAGSMGPKVLAALRFLEHGGNKVVISSVEKGYEALQGKTGTHIHK from the coding sequence AAAGGGTACTATATATGAGCAGTTCGCTAACACTAGAGAGATATCTAAGTCTATAGTGCAAATCATCAAGGATGGTTGGGATGTTGTTATAACCCATGGTAACGGCCCACAAGTAGGCGCCATACTACTTCAAAATGATATAGCTAAGGATATTACTCCTGCTATGCCACTGGGTATATGTGTTGCTGAGAGTGAGGGTTTGATTGGGTATATGATACAGCAGTGTCTATCTAATGCTCTGAAAAAAGCTAATATTAATAGGCCTGTTGTAGCATTGATTACCCAAGTTCTTGTTGATAGAGACGATCCTTCTCTGCTCAATCCTACTAAACCTATTGGTCCATTTTATAACGATGAGGAGGCTATGAAACTTTTAAAAGAAGGCTATCATCTTACAAAACAGCCTAAGGGTTGGAGGATGGTTGTGCCATCACCTGACCCGAAAGCTATTGTTGAGGGGGATATAATCAGAAAAATGCTTGATGATGACATAATTGTTATAGCATCTGGTGGTGGGGGTATGCCTGTTATAGAAAAAGAGGATTGGGGGTTGGATGGTCTCGAAGCTGTTATTGATAAGGATCTAGCTGCTGAACGTCTTGCTGAGGCTATAGATGCAGAGCTTTTACTTATCCTTACAAATGTTGATAAAGTTTATTTGAACTATAATACTCCACAGCAGAAATCATTGGAGAACGTATCTCTTAATGATTTAAAGGAATATTATAAACAGGGTCATTTTCAGGCTGGGAGTATGGGGCCAAAGGTGCTAGCGGCTTTAAGGTTTTTAGAACACGGTGGCAACAAGGTTGTTATTTCTAGTGTTGAAAAAGGGTATGAGGCATTACAAGGTAAAACAGGTACACATATACATAAGTAA